In Dehalococcoidia bacterium, a single window of DNA contains:
- a CDS encoding IS1595 family transposase, whose translation MHSEPKRKGDLQSLVDGTLTEADARALLESWRWPNGIVCPLPHCGGSGAYRIEGKAKKLKSGRMQGPRSLYKCKACKRQFSVTKGTIFEDSKVPLRTWLIVMYRMCSSKKGVSARQIGREFGLTPESAWFLCHRVRHAMRDQDTTPLSGIVEANETWIGGRPRGHRLHRAAAIHRAKYKGEKSPRTIDMERKTPVFGIRERGGRVRVMPMPGITQHQVERKLLENLLRGKTRLITDEHKYYHWISGAFPHDVIRHNSEYVRGDIHTQGIESFWSILKRGIIGTYHHVDAGYLGPYTAEFAFRHNTREITDAERFRALIGQIEGRVDWYLGKQASASASE comes from the coding sequence ATGCACAGCGAACCCAAGAGGAAGGGTGATCTCCAATCTCTCGTTGACGGAACCCTGACCGAGGCCGACGCCCGCGCCCTGCTGGAAAGCTGGCGCTGGCCCAATGGCATCGTCTGCCCGCTGCCTCACTGCGGCGGCTCGGGGGCCTACCGCATCGAGGGGAAGGCCAAGAAGCTGAAGTCAGGGCGGATGCAAGGCCCGCGCTCCCTCTACAAGTGCAAAGCCTGTAAGCGCCAGTTCAGCGTCACCAAGGGCACGATCTTTGAGGACTCCAAAGTACCGCTCCGCACATGGCTGATCGTCATGTACCGCATGTGCTCGTCAAAGAAGGGCGTCTCCGCTCGCCAAATCGGGCGCGAGTTTGGCTTGACCCCTGAAAGCGCATGGTTTCTCTGTCACCGCGTCCGCCACGCGATGCGCGATCAGGACACTACACCGCTGTCAGGCATCGTCGAGGCCAACGAAACATGGATCGGCGGGCGTCCGCGCGGCCACCGTCTCCACCGCGCCGCTGCGATCCACAGGGCCAAGTACAAGGGCGAGAAGTCGCCGCGCACCATCGACATGGAGCGCAAGACTCCTGTGTTCGGCATACGGGAACGTGGCGGGCGCGTGCGCGTCATGCCGATGCCGGGGATCACACAACACCAGGTCGAGCGCAAGCTGCTAGAAAATCTGCTACGCGGAAAGACGCGGCTGATCACCGACGAGCACAAGTACTACCACTGGATAAGCGGAGCCTTCCCGCATGACGTGATCCGCCATAACTCGGAGTACGTGCGCGGCGACATTCACACCCAAGGGATCGAGTCGTTCTGGTCGATCCTGAAGCGCGGGATCATAGGGACGTATCACCACGTCGATGCTGGCTACCTCGGCCCGTACACCGCCGAGTTTGCCTTCCGGCACAACACGCGGGAGATAACCGACGCAGAGCGGTTCAGGGCGTTGATCGGCCAGATCGAGGGCCGCGTTGACTGGTACCTCGGGAAGCAGGCTTCCGCTTCGGCTTCGGAG
- a CDS encoding aspartate aminotransferase family protein: protein MDDWRAKEAKYFMRAGKRMDLLAVRGEGSYLYDETGKQYLDFFGGPATISLGHSHPVIVNALIDQAQQLIHVSNQFYSIPQLRLAELLIEHSCFDRVYFMNSGAEANEGALKLARKWGKEKKAGAFEFIVTENSFHGRTLQMITAGGTERYKAPFAPLPEGFVHVPFNDVAAVKRATSSKTVAVFIEPIQGEGGINVPDDDYFRQLRGWCDDQGILLIFDEVQTGCGRLGELFAYQVYGVEPDIMTLGKGIGGGVPLSAFLAKEHAAVFTPGDHGSTYGGEPLTTRVGYEVMNYIIENDVPAKVRRDGETVARRLNSLVDRCPHVTEARGKGLMWAVQFTTDIGERVTNAALAAGLIVNNVRPNAVRLAPPLTIGEDELEQGLAILEHIIEAEAPSPPK from the coding sequence ATGGACGATTGGCGAGCCAAGGAAGCGAAGTACTTCATGCGCGCGGGCAAGCGCATGGACCTGCTCGCCGTACGGGGCGAGGGCAGCTATCTCTACGATGAGACCGGCAAGCAATACTTGGACTTCTTCGGCGGTCCCGCGACGATCAGTCTCGGCCACTCGCACCCGGTCATCGTCAACGCGCTGATCGACCAGGCGCAGCAACTGATCCACGTGTCGAACCAGTTCTACTCCATCCCGCAACTCAGGCTCGCGGAGCTGCTGATCGAGCATTCGTGCTTCGACCGTGTGTACTTCATGAACAGCGGGGCCGAGGCCAACGAGGGGGCGCTGAAACTGGCGCGCAAGTGGGGCAAGGAGAAGAAGGCCGGCGCCTTCGAGTTCATCGTCACCGAAAACTCGTTTCACGGGCGCACGCTGCAGATGATCACAGCCGGCGGCACCGAGCGCTACAAGGCGCCATTCGCGCCCCTGCCCGAAGGATTCGTGCACGTGCCGTTCAACGACGTTGCGGCCGTCAAGCGCGCAACGTCATCGAAGACCGTGGCGGTGTTCATAGAGCCGATCCAGGGCGAGGGCGGCATCAACGTGCCCGATGACGACTACTTCAGGCAGCTTCGTGGCTGGTGTGACGACCAGGGCATCCTGCTGATCTTCGACGAGGTGCAGACGGGCTGCGGCCGCCTCGGCGAGTTGTTCGCGTACCAGGTGTACGGCGTCGAGCCGGACATCATGACGCTGGGCAAGGGCATCGGCGGGGGCGTGCCGCTCTCGGCGTTCCTCGCGAAGGAGCACGCGGCCGTCTTCACGCCCGGCGACCATGGCAGCACCTACGGCGGCGAACCGCTGACCACGCGCGTCGGCTACGAAGTGATGAACTACATCATCGAGAACGACGTCCCCGCGAAGGTGCGCCGCGACGGCGAGACCGTCGCACGTCGCCTCAACTCGCTCGTCGACCGCTGTCCGCACGTCACCGAGGCGCGGGGCAAGGGATTGATGTGGGCCGTGCAGTTTACGACCGACATCGGCGAAAGAGTGACGAATGCGGCGCTCGCGGCGGGGCTCATCGTGAACAACGTGCGTCCGAACGCCGTGCGCCTGGCGCCTCCGCTGACGATCGGCGAGGACGAATTGGAGCAGGGGCTCGCGATCCTCGAGCACATCATCGAAGCAGAGGCTCCGTCGCCGCCGAAGTGA
- a CDS encoding DegT/DnrJ/EryC1/StrS family aminotransferase, whose product MPNLAVKGGTPLRTKPWPAWPQFDHRETEELTRVVESGNWGGFPSPNAVGGEFARKFADFHGAKHGITTTGGTTALEIALRAAGLERGDEFLVPALTFYATAFAGLVQGFKPVFVDIESDTWCIDVTQIERHITPDTRAILPVHLGSRMADMDAIGEIARKHDLKVIEDCAHMHGGFWRGKGAGTLGDAGAFSFQSSKLMTCGEGGIIITNDDDMAARCAAYMNSGRGDTADRTNAEGTILGWNYRMTEFQAAVLLAQLERLPRQIETRNRNIEHFERRIAGIEGVSTLPHDDRVTARSGYGVVLRYDADAWGGASRNRFARALYAEGMRIEAAFYVPVYKSPLFAWKDASIDVDYSETSCPIAERAAFKQMIWLPHDIFLGSESDIDDLCNAIEKIRTHIDELAD is encoded by the coding sequence ATGCCAAACCTTGCCGTCAAGGGCGGGACACCCCTCCGCACGAAGCCGTGGCCTGCGTGGCCGCAGTTCGACCACCGCGAGACGGAGGAACTGACGCGCGTCGTCGAGAGCGGCAACTGGGGCGGCTTTCCTTCGCCGAACGCCGTCGGCGGCGAGTTCGCGCGCAAGTTCGCGGACTTTCACGGCGCGAAGCACGGCATCACCACGACAGGCGGCACGACGGCGCTCGAGATCGCGCTCCGGGCAGCCGGTCTCGAGCGCGGCGACGAGTTCCTTGTGCCCGCACTCACCTTCTACGCGACGGCGTTCGCGGGGCTGGTGCAGGGCTTCAAACCCGTGTTCGTCGATATCGAGTCCGATACGTGGTGCATCGACGTCACGCAGATCGAACGCCATATCACGCCGGACACGCGCGCGATCTTGCCGGTGCACCTGGGATCGCGCATGGCCGACATGGACGCTATCGGCGAGATCGCGCGCAAGCACGATCTGAAGGTGATCGAGGACTGCGCGCACATGCACGGCGGCTTCTGGCGCGGCAAGGGGGCAGGCACGCTTGGCGATGCCGGCGCATTCAGCTTCCAGTCATCGAAGCTGATGACGTGCGGCGAAGGCGGCATCATCATCACGAACGACGACGACATGGCAGCGCGATGCGCGGCGTACATGAATTCTGGCCGCGGCGACACCGCGGACCGCACGAACGCCGAAGGCACGATCCTCGGCTGGAACTATCGCATGACGGAGTTCCAGGCGGCGGTGCTGCTCGCACAGCTCGAGCGGCTCCCGCGCCAGATCGAGACGCGCAACCGCAACATCGAGCACTTCGAACGGCGCATCGCCGGGATCGAAGGCGTAAGCACCTTACCTCACGACGATCGCGTCACGGCGCGCTCCGGCTACGGCGTCGTGCTCCGTTACGACGCAGATGCGTGGGGCGGCGCATCGCGCAACCGTTTCGCGCGGGCGCTCTACGCTGAGGGCATGCGCATCGAGGCGGCGTTCTACGTGCCGGTGTACAAGTCTCCGCTCTTCGCATGGAAGGACGCGTCAATAGACGTTGATTACAGCGAGACCAGTTGTCCCATTGCGGAACGCGCCGCGTTCAAGCAGATGATCTGGCTGCCGCACGACATCTTCCTCGGCAGTGAGTCCGACATCGACGACCTCTGCAACGCGATCGAGAAGATCCGCACGCACATCGATGAGCTGGCGGACTGA
- a CDS encoding RNase H family protein has product MSCRKGPRSAPRTTEAALTAYTAGPQDGIFTDGGCDPNPGPGGWGAVKVIDGEITDERHGHAPNTTNNQMELRALIEAFKMAGPDEEIAVYSDSQYCVSTINIWG; this is encoded by the coding sequence ATGTCCTGCCGCAAGGGACCTCGTTCGGCGCCGCGAACCACGGAGGCGGCGCTGACGGCATACACCGCCGGGCCGCAGGATGGCATCTTCACGGACGGCGGCTGCGATCCGAATCCCGGCCCAGGCGGTTGGGGCGCGGTTAAGGTGATAGACGGCGAGATCACGGACGAACGACATGGGCACGCGCCGAACACGACGAACAATCAGATGGAGCTTCGCGCGCTCATCGAAGCGTTCAAGATGGCCGGCCCGGATGAGGAGATAGCAGTCTACTCCGATAGCCAGTACTGCGTGAGCACGATCAACATCTGGGGCTGA
- a CDS encoding NUDIX domain-containing protein: protein MVRPEDTSTPLVAVVVVILTVVEDDLCVLLIRRSGEPFREFWALPGGFLAEGESLDAAAARKLFDETGVRDVYLEQLFTFGELSRGDDARRGVAVAYFALVQHGQVRLRQTEAWQPAWHNAHALPRLAFDNNIVVDYAIRRLRSKLEYTNVAYSLLAKQFTLSELQQVYQAILDRELDKRNFRRRMLSLGIIKPAGGTRMEGAHRPAQLYTFVRREPMTV, encoded by the coding sequence GTGGTTCGCCCCGAAGATACCAGCACGCCGCTCGTTGCGGTCGTCGTCGTCATCCTCACCGTCGTGGAGGATGACCTGTGTGTGCTGCTCATTCGTCGCAGCGGGGAGCCATTCCGCGAATTCTGGGCGCTGCCCGGCGGTTTCCTCGCGGAAGGCGAATCGCTCGATGCGGCGGCGGCCCGCAAGCTCTTCGACGAGACCGGCGTGCGCGATGTCTACCTGGAGCAGCTCTTCACGTTCGGCGAACTCTCCCGCGGCGATGACGCCCGGCGCGGCGTCGCGGTGGCGTACTTCGCGCTCGTGCAGCACGGGCAGGTGCGGCTGCGCCAGACGGAGGCATGGCAACCGGCGTGGCACAACGCGCACGCATTGCCGCGACTGGCGTTCGACAACAATATCGTCGTCGACTACGCGATCCGGCGGCTGCGCTCCAAGCTCGAATACACGAACGTCGCATATAGCCTGCTGGCGAAGCAATTCACGCTCAGCGAACTGCAGCAGGTGTACCAGGCGATCCTCGACCGCGAGTTGGACAAACGAAACTTCCGCCGGCGCATGCTGTCGCTCGGCATCATCAAGCCCGCCGGCGGCACCCGCATGGAAGGCGCCCACCGCCCCGCGCAGCTTTACACCTTCGTCCGCCGCGAACCGATGACGGTGTAG